The following DNA comes from Verrucomicrobiia bacterium.
GGTGAATCTGCCCTTCGTTTTTGTCGGTCTTTTGATCGGCGGGGCGATGCCATTTCTTTTCTCCTCGATTGCCATCCGCGCCGTCGGCCGGGCCGCTTTCCTGGTGGTGGAAGAAGTGCGCCGCCAGTTCCGCGAGATACCGGGTATTATGAAAGGGACGGCAAAGCCGGAATACGGCAAGGTGGTCGCCATCACCACCGCCGCCGCCCAAAAAGAGCTTTTGGGGCCGGGGCTTTTGGCAATTTTGTCCCCCATCATCGTCGGTTTCTATCTCGGCGTGGAAGGCCTGGGCGGCTTTCTGGCCGGCATCATTTTGACCGGTCAGCTCTTGGCCGTTCTTCTGTCCAACGCCGGCGGAACCTGGGACAACGCCAAAAAACTGGTGGAACAGGGGATGTACGGCGGCAAGGGTTCGGAAGCGCACAAAGCCGGCATCATTGGCGACACGGTGGGGGATCCGTTCAAGGACACCGCCGGGCCTTCGCTCAACCCGCTCATCAAGGTGATGAACTTAGTGGCGCTTTTGATTCTGCCCTTAATCGTCGGCCCAAGCAAACTTTCCAACGCGCTCGCCGTCGGCTCCGCCTCGGTGGCCTTGGTCGTTCTGATTATTTTCCTTATCCGCTCCAAGCGGGCCGCGCAGACGGATTGAAACTCTTTTGCCTTACTTGAGGGGCGCGGCTCTCCGCGCCCCTTGTTTTTTGCCTCAACTGTCAACTTTTGGACACCAAGTGTCAACTTTTTTGCATTGACGGGCGTTTGGTTTTCCTCTCATTTTATTCCCGTATGCTATGGCAGGAGCGTAACTGGGGTAGAGATTTTTGGGGAAATAGCCGCATCATAAACCGCAACCTCACCCGGCTTGGCAACCGGGGGAGATCTCTTCCAGCCTCCGTTCGTGTGAAAGGAGGTAGTTTATAACCTAAAACAATCCATTTTGAGTGTAAGTGAACAGCATTTTGTTGGACCGAACTTGACCCGTTTCTTGGAAAGGAGCAGGTTTATGCTATCCAGATTCCGCTTGACACAAACTTTCAAAGGGCTTACTCTTTTTGTGCTTATGTCCTTTATTTTATCCGTTTGGGCAGGATGTTCGGATACTAAAATCACGGGTACAGATGTGCCGTTAGTCAGCTCAGCACCGGAATTTTTAGGGAAAGTTGATACGGCCGGGTGCGAACAATGTTCCGCCAAAAAAGAAGTGGATAGTGGTACACCAAACAAGATCGGATTGTTTCTTGCAACCGATCGTGGCGACGATGGAACAGAGTCGGAGCCCGCGCCGCCATATTTGGTGACCGATGGACCGGAGCTCCAACTTTTGGTGGGGATGGCCAATGGCAACCCCACGGTAGCCGCCGCAAAGGCATATTTGATTGCCGGCGGGTTCTATTATGCTCCTTCAGTCGCAATAGGGGTAAGAGATCATTACGGTGGAAATGAAATCGTCTATCTGCCATTTGGTGTGTTTTCCGACCCCAATACAGCTGCTTATCTCATTTATGCCAATTCACAAGGCCAAAGCGCTTCCGCCGTTGGTTATGTAAAAGCCACCAATACTTATCCAGGAAATGGGTACGAATACTGGACCACCTTCCAGACGGATGATGGTTCGTATAAACAAGTATGGGTTAAGACAGTAAGCCTGACTCCCATTGGAGGTAACACAGTTGTAACCGATTGCAACGCTCGATACTGGAAGTGTTTTTTGGGTGGAGCGCTGTTAGGTTGCCGCGGAGCTACGCTTCGGTGTCTGATAATGGGGCCGGCTACGCTGGTTTGTGCTGCCACAGGTTGCGCATTCGCTATGATTCCCGCTGCGTTGGGTTGCGGTGTTCGTACCGCTCAAGGATGCCAATAATAAACGGAATGGTGTAACTTCGGAAAAAGGAGGAAAAAGGTGAGCAATTCTAATTCCAATTTCAGAAATGGAAGGCAACTGCTTATTTCGCTCATTGTGGCTATTATTGTGGGTGTTCTCTGGGGTTGGTTAACCACGATTAAGGCACTCGACGAGTGGTGGCGGTACTTCACGTTTGGCCTCCTTATTTCCGAGATTTATCATTACGGCTACTGGATTCCCAAACTCAAAGCCGAAGGGAAGCTTATCATTAAGAAATAAATTTTCGTTCCGTTGCAAGGCCGCTTCATTGAAGCGGCCTTTTTATTTCCTAAACTCACAATCGCCTTCCTAAAAAAGCACTTGACAAGCTCCTAAAGCACCTTATATATTTTTTCCGATATTAAAAGTAGAGCCATAGACCGAAAGGAGTGGTGATTGTGCGTCCGCTGGCCTTTAAATTTTTAACCCTTGCGTTAACCATGTTCCTGCTCCTTTCGTTTTCCCTTTCCGCTTTCGCCTTGCCCCTCCGCTATTGGCTGGCCACTCGGGATGTGGATGAACAACCGTACCCGGCGGCTTCCCGCAATGCGACCTATTTTGTGGTTCTGAAGACGACGTACGGAATTGTGTTAATACCGGTTTTTGTAAAATCGGGCAAAATCTCAAACGCCATTACCCCGGAAAAGTCGGGTTTTTCATCAGGGAAAAATGAAATCCTCGACTAAACGGCTCTCCGTACTGTCCGAAAAGCTTAGAAAGACCAATTCCCTGGTCAAAACGAACAAGTTTCAGGAAGCGCTTGCGGAATTAAATTCCTTGTCGGATGCTTTTGACGCAACGGATTTCTCCGAAGAGCGGGCCCAATTTAATTATTTGCGCGGACTTGTCCTCTGGCGGTTGGGAGAAAAAAAGCAGGCCTTGGAGCCAGCTCGAAACGCTTTGAAGTCCTATTTATTTCTGAAGAGTTTCGTGGGAGTAGCCAAATCGCAAAGTTTGCTTGGGTATGTTCTTATCGATTTAGGCAATTTAGAGGATGCGGAAGAGCATTTGCAATTGGCGGTTTCCAGTTTTAAGCTGGCGAACGATTGGTCGCAGGCCGCCAGGGCTTTGAACCGCATCGCTTACCTGTACAGCATTCGTGGAAAGCTGGACTTTGCAAACTATTTCAATGACCAAGCCCGAACCTGCGCCGTTAGGGCCAACGACCGGTACTATGAGCAGTTGTTAGGGTGCAGTCGCGCCGTTCATTGCCGGTTGGCCGGGGATTGGAAATCCGCCCTTGAAAAGTTGGATGATTTTTTGAATCAAAGCAAAAAGGCCGCGGACTACTTCAGCCATGTTTTCGGATTGATTAACGCGGGTCATGCCAAATTTCTTGGCAATCTTTTGAAACAAGCGCGGGATCATTATTTGGAAGCCATCCGGGTCGCAAGCCGAGAGAATTTGATAGGCAGTTTGAAAGTCGCCTACGAATTTTTAGCCGAGCTGGATATTGCCGAAGGGCGGTATGCCGAGGCGGAGGAGAACCTCAAAAAGGCGCTGGAAATCGGCGAGCGAGTCTCCCCGTACGGCACCATTATGACCCAGTGCTGGCGCTTGATGGGGGATTTGCGGCTGGCCCAAAAAGAATACGATCGGGCCATGGAGGCCTACGCCACTTGCCGGAGCTACTTGATTAAACTGCCCGAGAAACTCGAAGAAGGTGCGATGTATCGCGGGATGGGTATCTGCCACATCCGCAAAGACCAGTTCTCGCTGGCGCAGGCGGCATTCAAAAAAGCGATTGAAATTTTCGAGGCGTGCGAAAACGATTGGGAGCTGGCAAAAACCTACGTGGAAGCGGCCGAGTGCGGGGCATTTGCTCTGGCCGAACTCCGCTCCAAGCTCGCCTGGGCCAAGGGGATTTTCCATGAACTGGAACACCCTTCTTGGGAGAAAAGAGTGGAGGTGCTTTTGGGGCATTCTGAACCCTCCTCGAACGGAATCCCGTTACGCTTGGCCCACGAAATGGCCGACCGCCAAAGAGTCACCCAGGCCCTTTTCGAAACCGGAGGAAACATCTCCCACGCGGCCGAAAAGCTGGGGATTTCCCGCCCGGCCCTGCACTACAAAATCAAACGCTACAAATTGGCGGTATAGCCCAACTGTCAACTTTTTGACACCAAGTGTCAACTTTTTTACGTTGACCCCCTTTTATATTCCCTTTCATATTACCACCGGTTTTGGAAGCGCGTCCCTGAAATGGGACTTCGGGGGAATGCCCATTTGCCCCACGCCTCCTCCGGCAGAGCCGCTCCACCCTTTTTCGGGGAGATTGCCGGGGGAGGCATTTTTTAGTTCCCATCAAAACGATGCCCGGCGGGTAAGCGGCCTTGCCGTTGTCTGTTTGCCCTCCAACCCCTATTCCAAGACCCCCTCTCAATCGTTATATTAAAATTTGTGACGGTAGTCAGTTTTTGCAACCTCACGGAAAAAACGGCGTATGAGAAAATGACGTAGATGGGAGGAACGATGGAACAAGCGATGGCGGCCCCGGCGGCCATGCAGCCGGGCGGCGATTTGGGTTTTTTGGCCCGCTGGGCCAATATCTATTTTTCGCCCAAGAAGGTCTTTGAGGCGGTGAAAGCCCGCCCTTATTGGGTGGTACCGATGGTTCTTCTCGTGCTTCTGGGAACCGGATTCTATTTCTGGACCTCCGGGGCGCGGATGAACGACACGTTAGAGAAGATGCGCAAAAACGAAAATATCATGGCGATGCCGGCCGAACAGCGCCAGGAAATTTTCGACCGGGTGGAAAGCCAGTTCAAAAGCCCGCTGTGGGGTTCCGTGGGGGTTCTTTTCGGAATCGCCTACTTTTTCATCGCTGCCGGAATTTTGTTTTTCGTCGGCAACATTATAATGGGAGGGGAAGCCCGCTTCGCCCAGGTTTTGGGGGCCTTCGTGTACACCGGGTTTATCGGCGTCCCGGAAATGCTGGTGCAGGGGCTTTTGGCCGCAGCCAAGGGAAGTTTGAACACGGCTTTGTCGTTGGCTGCCTTTTTCCCGCCCGACCAATCGGAAACTTTCGTCTATCGGTTGATCAACGGCTTCGACATTTTTTCCATCTGGTTCATCTCGGTTTTGATTATCGGCCTGGCCACGGTTTACAATTTCAAAGCCGGCAAGGTGGCGGCTTGGATTCTGCCGCTCTGGGTTCTTTGGAAGGTGATTGCCGCGGCCTTGGCCGGTCTGGGCATGGGTTTTTAAATTTGGAGGAAGGATGAAGAGAATAGTACTCATTAGTTTTTGTCTTGTCTTTGGGGCGGTCGCCGCTTGGGCGCAGGTCAAGCCGCTGACCTTGAACGACGCCCTTTCGACCGCTTTGGAGAAAAACTTCGGCTACCGCATTGCCGAGGGAAACTGGGAAGTGGCGAAAGCGGAAAAAACGGGTGCCGCGGGAGGGCTTTTGCCCTTTGTCTCCGTCGGTTTGTCCTACGGCTGGACCAAGCGGGGCCCTTCCTCCTCCTTTACGCAGGGTCTCATAGTCGTTCCCGGTTCGAATCAGACCACCACCACGGCCAACTACAGTTTGGGGCTGGAGATCCGCCAGGATTTGTTCGACGGAGGGGCTTCCTTCTCCGGTTACAAAGCCGCTTCGGCTTCGGAAGCCGCCGCGCGCGAGGGTTTTCGCGGCGCCCGGCAGCAGCTTGTTTTCGACGTCCGGAATTCCTACTATTCGGCTCTCAAAGCCAAATTGCTTTTGGAAGTCCAAAAAGACGTAGTAAAAAGGGGGGAGGAGCAGTTGAAAATCGCCCAGGCCCGCTACGATTTGGGCTCGGCCTCCCTATCCGACGTTTTGAAAGCGAGGGTTTCCTACGCCAACGACCAGCTGGCCTTGATTTCGGCCGAGAACAGCTATCAGGTTTCGCTGGCCAATCTGAACTCCATCATCGGCGAAAACGTCAATGATTCCATTGAACTGGCCGATACATTGGTGCCTCCGTCCGAGTTGAATTTGGGTTTTGAAGAGGCCCTGCTAAAGGCCGAAAAAAATCATCCCGACTTATTGGCTGCCCAGGAAAATATGAAGGCGGCCGACTGGGGAGTGCAGGCCGGGCGGGCAGGGCTCTATCCATCCTTATCCTTGAACGCCGGCTACGGCTGGAACAACCGGGATTTTTCCCGTGTCACCTCCCTTTTTGACCGGGATTACCAGTGGCGGTTTGGGTTTTCCATCGGCTACAACATTTTTGACCGGTTTTCCACCTACCAGTCGATAAAATCCTCCCAGGCCCGGCATTCCAACGCGCGGGAAACGTACCTGCAGACCAAAAGCCGGGTGGCGCTCGAAGTCAAGCAAGCGTTTCTGGATATGGCTCAGGCCAAACAGAAGCTGGAGGTGACCAACCAGCAATCGGAATCGGCGGAGGAGGATTTGAACATCGTGCAGGAAAAATACAATCTTGGAGCGGCCACCATTCTGGAACTCTTGGATGCCCAGGTGAGCTACAAGCAGGCCAAGTCGGACCAGGTGCAGGCGCTCTTCGACTACAACCTGGCGGCGGCGCGGCTTAAAAAATCAATCGGCGAGGAGTGAAAATGAAAACCAAGACAAAAATCTTCATCGGCATAGGCGCGGGGCTTGTCATTCTGGCCTTGGTGCTGGTCAACCTCAAGCGCTCCTCCTCTTCGGAGATAAAAGTGGAGGCGGAAAAACTGAAGCGGACCGACATCGTCTCCATCGTTACCGCCAACGGCAAAATCAAGCCGCGAACCGACGTCAAAATTTCGGCCAACATTTCGGCCCAGATTATTGAACTTCCGGTGGAGGAGGGGGATCGGATCCATCGCGGCCAGCTTTTGGTCCGGCTGGACCCCGGCCGCTATCGGGCCGCCGTGGACCAGGCCAAGGCCCAGTTAAAGCTGGAAAAGGCGAATCTGGATCAAGCCGAGCAGAATTTTAACCGGATCAAACCGCTCTTTGAAAAAAACCTGGCTTCCCAGGAGCAGTACGACCAATCCGCCACCCAGCTTTCAGTAGTCCGGGCCCGCCACGAGGCGGCCCAGCACAACTTGGAGCAGGCGGAGGATGATTTGTCCAAGACCATAATCAATTCCCCCATCGACGGCATCGTCTCCGAGCTTAGGGCCGAAAAAGGAGAAACGGTGATTCCAGGCACGATGAACAATCCCGGCACGGTGATCATGACCGTGTCCGATTTGTCGGCCATTGAGGTGGAGGTGGATGTGGATGAAACCGACATCGCATTGGTGAAAGTGGACCAGACCGCGGAAGTTTCCGTGGACGCCTTCCGGGACACCACCTTCAGGGGCCGGGTCATAGAAGTGGGAAGCGCCGCCTTGGCTCCCGGCGCCGGTTTGGGACAGGAACAGGTGACCAACTTCCGGGTCAAAATCCTGCTTTTGGACAAAGTCGCCGGCATCAAGCCGGGAATGACCGCCACCGCCGATATCGTCACCGCCGAAAGGAAAAACGTCCTTGCTGTTCCCATTCAGGCCGTGGTGCTGCGGGATTCGTCCGCTTTGGTAAAAGCCAAGGAGAAAGACAAAAAAGACAGCGGGGCATTCGCCTCCACACCGGCTTCCGCCCCGGCTTCAACCGCGGCTCCAAAAAAGAAAAAAGAGCTGGAAGGGGTATTCGTTATCCGGGACGGCAAGGCGGTTTTCGTCCCGGTCGTCGTGGGAATCGCCGACCAGACCAACATCGAAGTGCTATCCGGCTTGCAGGAGGGGGATATGATTATCACCGGCAGCTACAAAACCCTCCGGACGCTGGAGAACGAAGCGAAAGTAAAGACGGAGGAGAAGGGAAAGAAGGCCTCCTGATGTTAATCCATATTCGCAATCTCTGGAAAACGTACGATATGGGGCAGGCCGTTCAGGTGCAGGCCCTGCGGGGGGTGGACTTGGACATCGAACGGGGGGAATACATCGCCATTATGGGCCCTTCCGGTTCGGGAAAGTCGACACTGATGAATCTAATCGGCTGTCTGGACACTCCCTCGGAAGGAACCTACGAGCTGAACGGCCGGATGGTCTCCCAGCTTTCGGATGACGAGCTGGCCTTCATCCGGAACAAGGAGATCGGCTTCGTCTTTCAGACCTTCAACTTGCTGGCCCGGGCGACGGCCTTGCACAACGTCGAACTTCCCCTGATTTACAACGGCACTCCGGCCGGGGAGCGGAAGAAAAAAGCGCAGCAGGCCCTGGCGGCGGTCGATTTAACCGACCGGGCGCATCACAAGCCGAACGAACTCTCCGGCGGGCAGCGGCAAAGAGTAGCCATCGCCCGCGCGCTGGTGAACAGCCCTTCGATTATCCTGGCAGACGAGCCGACCGGGAATTTGGACTCCGCCACCGGGGCAGAGATTATGCAGCTTTTCGACCGGCTTCACAAACAAGGGAACACCATCATTTTGGTCACCCACGAGCACGACATCGCCGCCTATGCCGAGCGGAGCGTGCATCTGCGGGACGGCAAAATTGAAAAGGACGAACGCCGGGCGGCGTAAGGGTATTGCGACATGGGAAAACTGAAAACGCCGATTTGGGAAAGCGTTAAAATCTCGCTTACCTCCCTGCGGGCGAATAAGCTCCGCTCTATTTTGACCTTAGTCGGTGTCATCATCGGCGTCACCTCGATTATAACCATGGTCTCTTTGATTTCCGGTTTCAACAAGCTGGTGGCCGACCAGTTGGCGACTTTGGGCTCCACGACCTTTATCGTAGAAAAATTCGGCATCATTTTGTCCGACGACGACTGGTTCGACGCCATGAAACGCAAGGATTTGACCTTGGCTGACTACCAGGCGGTGGTAGCCGGCTGCACGGAATGCGAGGAGGTTGCGCTGCAAAAAGTTTCCAACCGCAAGGTCAAATACGGGCGGGAGCATTTTTCCCGTGTCCCGATTGTCGGCATCACCCCAAATTACATGAAAGTGGTGGCGCTGGACGACATCGTGGACAAGGGGCAGGGGCGGGTGATCACCGAGTTCGAAAACGACCACCGCCGGCAGGTGGTGATTTTGGGGCCGGAGCTGACCGACAAATTTTTCCCGATGCTCGACCCGATCGGCAAAAAAGTCAGAATCGGCGACGCCGACTTCACCGTGGTGGGAGTGCCCAAAAAGCGGGGTTCTTTTCTGGGAGACAACCAGGACCGTTTCGCCGCCATCCCCTTCAGCGTTTATCAAAAATATTTTTCCAACAAGCTGGAACCCTGGGAAGGGCTTCAGTTTTACATCAAGGCCAGGGATTATCCTTCGATGGAAAAAGCCCAGGATCAGGTGCGGGCCATTCTGCGCGCCCGCCGTCACGTTCCCTACCACGCCAAGGATGATTTCGGCATGTACACGGCGGAAACCTTGATGGATCTGTTCAAACAGGTGACCACCGGGATTTCCTTCACGCTGGTAGGCATCGTTTCCATTTCCCTTCTGGTCGGCGGCATCGTGATTATGAACATCATGCTGGTTTCCGTCACCGAGCGGACCCGCGAAGTCGGCGTCCGCAAGGCCCTCGGCGCCCGCCGCCGCTCGATTTTGTTGCAATTTTTGATTGAATCGGTCACCCTCGCGGTGGTGGGCGGCACAATTGGGATTTTTCTGGGGGTTTTATTGGCCAAAGTGATTTCCTGGACCACCCCGATACCGGCCGCCATCGAGCCCTGGTCGATAATCGCCGGGCTTTTGGTTTCCACCGGCGTGGGGGTTTT
Coding sequences within:
- a CDS encoding tetratricopeptide repeat protein, producing MKSSTKRLSVLSEKLRKTNSLVKTNKFQEALAELNSLSDAFDATDFSEERAQFNYLRGLVLWRLGEKKQALEPARNALKSYLFLKSFVGVAKSQSLLGYVLIDLGNLEDAEEHLQLAVSSFKLANDWSQAARALNRIAYLYSIRGKLDFANYFNDQARTCAVRANDRYYEQLLGCSRAVHCRLAGDWKSALEKLDDFLNQSKKAADYFSHVFGLINAGHAKFLGNLLKQARDHYLEAIRVASRENLIGSLKVAYEFLAELDIAEGRYAEAEENLKKALEIGERVSPYGTIMTQCWRLMGDLRLAQKEYDRAMEAYATCRSYLIKLPEKLEEGAMYRGMGICHIRKDQFSLAQAAFKKAIEIFEACENDWELAKTYVEAAECGAFALAELRSKLAWAKGIFHELEHPSWEKRVEVLLGHSEPSSNGIPLRLAHEMADRQRVTQALFETGGNISHAAEKLGISRPALHYKIKRYKLAV
- a CDS encoding YIP1 family protein: MEQAMAAPAAMQPGGDLGFLARWANIYFSPKKVFEAVKARPYWVVPMVLLVLLGTGFYFWTSGARMNDTLEKMRKNENIMAMPAEQRQEIFDRVESQFKSPLWGSVGVLFGIAYFFIAAGILFFVGNIIMGGEARFAQVLGAFVYTGFIGVPEMLVQGLLAAAKGSLNTALSLAAFFPPDQSETFVYRLINGFDIFSIWFISVLIIGLATVYNFKAGKVAAWILPLWVLWKVIAAALAGLGMGF
- a CDS encoding TolC family protein; protein product: MKRIVLISFCLVFGAVAAWAQVKPLTLNDALSTALEKNFGYRIAEGNWEVAKAEKTGAAGGLLPFVSVGLSYGWTKRGPSSSFTQGLIVVPGSNQTTTTANYSLGLEIRQDLFDGGASFSGYKAASASEAAAREGFRGARQQLVFDVRNSYYSALKAKLLLEVQKDVVKRGEEQLKIAQARYDLGSASLSDVLKARVSYANDQLALISAENSYQVSLANLNSIIGENVNDSIELADTLVPPSELNLGFEEALLKAEKNHPDLLAAQENMKAADWGVQAGRAGLYPSLSLNAGYGWNNRDFSRVTSLFDRDYQWRFGFSIGYNIFDRFSTYQSIKSSQARHSNARETYLQTKSRVALEVKQAFLDMAQAKQKLEVTNQQSESAEEDLNIVQEKYNLGAATILELLDAQVSYKQAKSDQVQALFDYNLAAARLKKSIGEE
- a CDS encoding efflux RND transporter periplasmic adaptor subunit — encoded protein: MKTKTKIFIGIGAGLVILALVLVNLKRSSSSEIKVEAEKLKRTDIVSIVTANGKIKPRTDVKISANISAQIIELPVEEGDRIHRGQLLVRLDPGRYRAAVDQAKAQLKLEKANLDQAEQNFNRIKPLFEKNLASQEQYDQSATQLSVVRARHEAAQHNLEQAEDDLSKTIINSPIDGIVSELRAEKGETVIPGTMNNPGTVIMTVSDLSAIEVEVDVDETDIALVKVDQTAEVSVDAFRDTTFRGRVIEVGSAALAPGAGLGQEQVTNFRVKILLLDKVAGIKPGMTATADIVTAERKNVLAVPIQAVVLRDSSALVKAKEKDKKDSGAFASTPASAPASTAAPKKKKELEGVFVIRDGKAVFVPVVVGIADQTNIEVLSGLQEGDMIITGSYKTLRTLENEAKVKTEEKGKKAS
- a CDS encoding ABC transporter ATP-binding protein, which translates into the protein MLIHIRNLWKTYDMGQAVQVQALRGVDLDIERGEYIAIMGPSGSGKSTLMNLIGCLDTPSEGTYELNGRMVSQLSDDELAFIRNKEIGFVFQTFNLLARATALHNVELPLIYNGTPAGERKKKAQQALAAVDLTDRAHHKPNELSGGQRQRVAIARALVNSPSIILADEPTGNLDSATGAEIMQLFDRLHKQGNTIILVTHEHDIAAYAERSVHLRDGKIEKDERRAA
- a CDS encoding ABC transporter permease, producing the protein MGKLKTPIWESVKISLTSLRANKLRSILTLVGVIIGVTSIITMVSLISGFNKLVADQLATLGSTTFIVEKFGIILSDDDWFDAMKRKDLTLADYQAVVAGCTECEEVALQKVSNRKVKYGREHFSRVPIVGITPNYMKVVALDDIVDKGQGRVITEFENDHRRQVVILGPELTDKFFPMLDPIGKKVRIGDADFTVVGVPKKRGSFLGDNQDRFAAIPFSVYQKYFSNKLEPWEGLQFYIKARDYPSMEKAQDQVRAILRARRHVPYHAKDDFGMYTAETLMDLFKQVTTGISFTLVGIVSISLLVGGIVIMNIMLVSVTERTREVGVRKALGARRRSILLQFLIESVTLAVVGGTIGIFLGVLLAKVISWTTPIPAAIEPWSIIAGLLVSTGVGVFFGVFPAAKAARLDPIEALRYE